The sequence TTGACTGTTGGAAATGGGACCAATGAAAAGATCATTGGTGTTGTCCATGTTAAGGCCAGTTTCGCCGAACGCCGAACTGATGATGTCCCAATGAGTCAAGCGCTAGTCAAAGCTGGTTACATCTCGCCTTTATGGACAATGGACTGTAAAAGTATGCCTTCGGCTAAGCCACACAATAGAGGAGAACTAGGTACAGTTTTTTTTGGTAAGGGAAAAGACGCGCGGAGTGCTAAGAGAAAAGACATCGAAGACGATGCATTTTTCTCTGCTTGTTTCTCCTACAATAAAAACACCGTCCCCACACCGCCTAAATTTAAAGCTAAAGCACGTATCCATGTATGCAACTTTTCAAATACGAACGATGCATTTGTAAATTTTATCCTTGCAGAACGGGAAAGAGTTAGAAAAAAGCTTGCTGTTTAATCTCACCCACTTGAATAAGTCTTTGGTTTGAGGCGTCGACATGTTGCGGGTCAATTTCAAACCCAATATAAGAACAACCAAGACGAATTGCAGCCATGCCAGTAGTGCCTGATCCAGAAAATGGATCAAGTACTACAACGTCCTTTCCAGCAATTCCGTAAGCATAAATACAACGTAAAGGCAACTCTTCTGGAAAACGGGAGAAGTGCTTTACCCCATCGATCTTTTCATTGGCAAATTCCCAGACACTTTTTATTGGAGGGGAAACACGAAAGTTATGCCTTTCGTTCTTTGTCAATAAATAGATTGGTTCATGATAACGGTGTGGGCGCCTACATCTTCCTTCAGGCATTGGATTGCGCTTTTGCCAAATAACTTCTCCCCGGAAAAGATAACCGGCATTTGATAGAGAGATTACTAAGCGATACGGCAAGGCTAGGAGATTGCCATACTGCAACCAGCCAACATTTTTTTCTATAAATGCCTTTCGGTTTATTCGCGGCTTGATATATGCCGCGTTGTTAGCTGCAAGTCCTGATTTATCCGCACCAAGAGAACTGTATTGTCTGTCATCCTCTCGCCAATTTACTGGGGTGTTGTAGGCATCACCAATATTAATCCATATAATCCCCTGAGGTTTCATCTTAGCCAGCATACTAGTAAAAACATTTACTAAAAAAGCCAGATAATCCCTCGGGTCTTCCTCAACTCCTGTGCCAGAAGAGTGCCGTTGTCCCCAATACGGAGGGCTAGTGACCAACACATCAATTGATTCCTTTGGCAACTGTGAAATTAATTCTAAACAATCGCCTAAATAGACTTTATTAAGTGCAAATGGTCCGAGCATTAATATTCCTCCCACAAAGATACTGATAGTCATCATAGCTATATGTCGCTTAGATTGCAAGTGTAAAATTTTTTTAAACGACCCCTAACAAACGGATGAATCAGTTTACAGGTTATTCTTGAACCGTTATGCACTATTGCTGTAGAATGCTTAACGATGTTTAAATCACTCGATATAGTTTTGCAAAGTAGAATAAATATAGAAAGAAATGGTGCTCTATAATGCAAAAGGCAGAGCTTTCAGATGCATGATATTGAAAATGAGTTGATAATTCCAGTCTATCTAAACCAACGCATAGTATTCGACATGATCGCTATGCTTCAAGGTGGGATTGCCACTGTGACTAGAATAACATCCACGGAATCCTCTTTGGACAGTGATAAACAGAAGTACGGAGCAACTTTTGGACTTAACAAAGCGCTCTCCACACTTTTAAAAATAGACGTCTCAGGGAAAATGCAAAAACTAAAAGAAGATTCATTGGGGACTCAAACAAATGAAGAAAAGGTTCACACACCAGCATCAATGTTTCAAATGCTTCGCAGAAGTCTTGTTGCCGACAACAAGTTGATTTTTATAGATGATAAATACAAGCCAGAGATAAGACAGATCGTAGAATTTACGGCACCATTGAGAAAGAACCCAATAATCCAGACCATGGATACATTTATTGGCTTTATGAAAATGGCCATTATGTTTTCACAAGATACCCATCAACAGCAAAATAAGGCGCAAAAGCTCAAAACTCCAGATACAAACCAAATGGTCAAAACACAAATGGAACAATTTTTGGAAAACCTGAAGACTGGTGACACAGTAGATATCGTTACGGATCACTTAAGCTGCGATTTTAGGGTGGTCATAACGTTGGAGCGAGAGTTTCTCAATGACCCTACTATGTCCGATCTTGTGGATGGTCACTTTAATGTGCTTGGCAAAGTGATTAGAGTGATTAATGATGATAAAGATTCGATCAATCTGATAAGAAAGACAGCGCTTAGCGCTATGCCGGAAAAAATACTAAATGTTGCAATCGAAAACTTGTCAAAGTTGTCAACGAATCAGGGTTTCAAGATTCCTTCAATAGAACTAGAAGTAAAGGGGCCGGTCCTGCAGGTTTTGCCAATTGCCATCTTTTCATAGAAAGATAAAGCAGAGAATAGATATTCGATGGAAAAAAGTATGAAGAAAAAAACATTGTTGAGTTGGAGCAGCGGAAAGGACAGCGCATGGGCGCTTCATATCCTTAGACAAGACCCACTGATTGAAATTCTAGGTCTGTTCTCAGTGATGAACGAGAAGTACAACCGCGTGACCATGCACGCCACAAGGCTGGAAATGCTTGAGCGTCAGGCAAAGGGCGTAGCTCTGCCGCTTCAAACTCTCTTTATTCCAGATCCATGCACAAACGAGCAGTACAGTGAAGTTATGCAGAACTTCGTCGCGGAGTCTGCTAAAAAAGGGATTCAATGTATGTCATTCGGCGACCTATTCCTTGAGGATGTTAGACAGTATCGGGAAGCTCAATTGAAAGGGACCGGGATTGAACCAATTTTCCCATTATGGGGAATACCAACCGGAGAACTTGCAGAGCAGATGCTCTCGGCTGGTTTGGACGCATATATCAGCTGTGTTGACCTTAAGAAACTGCCATCACATTTTGCCGGACAGAAATTGACAAGAGAATTGATTGCGGAATTTCCTCAAGGGAGCGACCCATGTGGAGAAAATGGGGAAATTCACACAGTCGCTGTGGGCGGCCCAATGTTTCTAAGAACGATCCCGGTCAGTGTTGGTGAGACTATTGAACGGGATGGTTTTGCATTTGCAGACATCATCCCCATTTGAGATAGGTAGTTTGCTTTTTCTAATCTCCCCATACCCCTCTTTTAGAAAGAGTGGATCTGAAAAATAAAAGCAGGACAATGAGCATATCAATAATGGCATTGTTAATGTTCGCAAGATGCTTGACGGTGCGCAAATCGCCCTATATAATTTTGTTAGGTATAGAGTAAGAATGAAATAGGTATTGCTTAAAATATTCGACGAGAGAGTCGTCGTGCTTCTATGCGGGAGGTGCGATATGGTTGAGGATACAGGCGGTGCGCCTGAGGAACTGACAATAAATTCTTTGCGTAAATCGTTGTCGCAGTATGGCAAACCAGACTTGCGAAAAACGATTATACAGATCATCACAAGCTTTACCCCCTACATTGCATTGTGGGTTATCCTTGTTTATATGGTCGATCAAAAGTATCCATTGATGGTGATTTTCCCGCTCATTGTAATCGCATCTCTTTTTATGGGGCGCATATTTATTCTTCTTCACGACTGCTCGCACAATTCATTTTTTGAATCACGGCAGGCAAATAGAAACCTTGGTTATGTGGCAGGCATATTGACCTTTACCCCATTTACATACTGGCAGTATAATCATCTTGTCCATCATGGCACTTATGCGGATCTGGATAAAAGAGGGGTCGGGGATATCTGGACAATAACGGTTGAAGAGTATTGGGCAGCTTCTAAGATGGAGCGATTTTCCTACAGGTTTTATCGCCATCCTTTGGTTTTCCTCGGAATCGGTCCGGGGTACACTTTTTTGATTACCCAGCGATACCTGCACCAATGGAATGGGAAGAACGAGCGTTTCAGTATGGAGTTTACCAATTTGATTATTTTGCTGATAGTTTTGACAGCCACCCTGACAATAGGGTTAAAAACTTATCTCCTGATTCAAGTGCCAATAATGCTGATCGGCGGGGCTCTCGGTGTATGGCTGTTCTACGTTCAACATCAGTTCGATGGAGTGTATTGGTCCCGTCATGCAGACTGGGACCCGCTGAAGGCTGCTTTTAGAGGAAGCTCATATTACAAACTGCCAAAAATACTTCAGTGGTTTACCGGAAGTATCGGACTGCATCATGTCCACCATGTTCTGCCAAAGATTCCAAACTATAAACTGCAACAATGCTATGATGAAACACCCATTATGCAGACCGTGAAGCCCATTACCATCCGCAAAAGCCTCAAGTCCTTTTCTTTGAATTTATGGGATGAGAAAGAGGAGAAGCTTGTAAGTTTTAAGTCTTTGAAGCAACCCGCGTCGCAGAATTCTTGACGGTATCCAAATCGCCTCATATAATCTCGCGAAATTTAGAATGTGTATAAAATCAATGTTGGCAGTTTAAGATTGTGAGTATTGTTGAGTCATTATGAAAAATGCGATTATAGTCGGAGCATCGTCAGGAATTGGGAAAGAGCTTGCGCGATGCCTGGCTGAGAACGGCTATGGCGTAGGACTGGCAGCGCGTAGGATGAACCTGCTCAAGGAACTCTCTTGCGAGTTGTCCTCTCCGGTGTGGACCAAATCAGTTGACCTTACAGATCCGCAACAAGCGATGTCACAATTGCGAGAATTGATTGCTGAGATGGGTGATGTCGAATTGTTTGTTATAAGCGCAGGGACAGGATTCCTCAATTCTGATTTGAATTGGGAGTACGAGCGAGACACGATTGCGGTGAATGTTTCAGGTTTCTGCGCTGCTGTCAATGTTGCTATTTCGTATCTCAAGACACGGAAATCAGGACATCTTGTTGGGATTTCTTCAGTAGCAGCGCTGCGGGGAGATAGTGTTGCGCCTGCATACAGCGCATCAAAAGCATTCGTATCAAATTATCTGGACGGTGTGCGGCAGATGGTTCATAAGCGTCAGCTGCCAATTGTTGTTACCGATGTGCAGCCGGGTTTTGTAGATACTGCCATGGCAAAAGGCGACGGTCAGTTTTGGGTAGCCGCGCCGAGGAAGGCAGCTCAACAGATATTCGATGCAATCCGTAAGCGCAGGAAACATGTTTATGTCACAAAGAGGTGGCGGATCATTGCCTGGTTTCTAAGGTTCGCACCGGATTGGCTTTATTATAGGCTGTAATGAAAAATAAAATTGACAGGTCTATTTAA is a genomic window of Candidatus Schekmanbacteria bacterium containing:
- a CDS encoding adenine nucleotide alpha hydrolase, with amino-acid sequence MKKKTLLSWSSGKDSAWALHILRQDPLIEILGLFSVMNEKYNRVTMHATRLEMLERQAKGVALPLQTLFIPDPCTNEQYSEVMQNFVAESAKKGIQCMSFGDLFLEDVRQYREAQLKGTGIEPIFPLWGIPTGELAEQMLSAGLDAYISCVDLKKLPSHFAGQKLTRELIAEFPQGSDPCGENGEIHTVAVGGPMFLRTIPVSVGETIERDGFAFADIIPI
- a CDS encoding site-specific DNA-methyltransferase, whose product is MLGPFALNKVYLGDCLELISQLPKESIDVLVTSPPYWGQRHSSGTGVEEDPRDYLAFLVNVFTSMLAKMKPQGIIWINIGDAYNTPVNWREDDRQYSSLGADKSGLAANNAAYIKPRINRKAFIEKNVGWLQYGNLLALPYRLVISLSNAGYLFRGEVIWQKRNPMPEGRCRRPHRYHEPIYLLTKNERHNFRVSPPIKSVWEFANEKIDGVKHFSRFPEELPLRCIYAYGIAGKDVVVLDPFSGSGTTGMAAIRLGCSYIGFEIDPQHVDASNQRLIQVGEIKQQAFF
- a CDS encoding fatty acid desaturase; protein product: MVEDTGGAPEELTINSLRKSLSQYGKPDLRKTIIQIITSFTPYIALWVILVYMVDQKYPLMVIFPLIVIASLFMGRIFILLHDCSHNSFFESRQANRNLGYVAGILTFTPFTYWQYNHLVHHGTYADLDKRGVGDIWTITVEEYWAASKMERFSYRFYRHPLVFLGIGPGYTFLITQRYLHQWNGKNERFSMEFTNLIILLIVLTATLTIGLKTYLLIQVPIMLIGGALGVWLFYVQHQFDGVYWSRHADWDPLKAAFRGSSYYKLPKILQWFTGSIGLHHVHHVLPKIPNYKLQQCYDETPIMQTVKPITIRKSLKSFSLNLWDEKEEKLVSFKSLKQPASQNS
- a CDS encoding SDR family NAD(P)-dependent oxidoreductase — translated: MKNAIIVGASSGIGKELARCLAENGYGVGLAARRMNLLKELSCELSSPVWTKSVDLTDPQQAMSQLRELIAEMGDVELFVISAGTGFLNSDLNWEYERDTIAVNVSGFCAAVNVAISYLKTRKSGHLVGISSVAALRGDSVAPAYSASKAFVSNYLDGVRQMVHKRQLPIVVTDVQPGFVDTAMAKGDGQFWVAAPRKAAQQIFDAIRKRRKHVYVTKRWRIIAWFLRFAPDWLYYRL